A stretch of the Aegilops tauschii subsp. strangulata cultivar AL8/78 chromosome 4, Aet v6.0, whole genome shotgun sequence genome encodes the following:
- the LOC109749093 gene encoding uncharacterized protein — protein sequence MRLGVHGADTQAQKDVALFSRWVLDLGEGKLPVTRRGNEVEASWIQIPDDLLVCTSGDPIAAIVSSVYGDFLHNYLNSGYLQERAILAPTNDHAEDINDHILALVPTDSRDYMSYDSIDDSSDSVRDKDVYYPIEYLNATKIINFPNHRLTLKVGIPIMLLRNLSQANGLCNGTRLIVKELGDRLIEAVIMTGSHVGDTVYIPRIELLAKKGNASFVLRRRQFPVRVCYAMTIDKSQGQTLSAVGIYLKGPVFTHGQLYVAVSRVTSRASLKILILDADGKCGSETKNIVFPEVFRAAGMT from the coding sequence ATGCGCTTGGGTGTGCATGGTGCGGATACTCAGGCGCAGAAGGATGTTGCCTTATTTAGCAGATGGGTGCTAGATCTTGGGGAAGGGAAGTTGCCTGTCACAAGGCGAGGCAATGAGGTTGAGGCTTCTTGGATACAGATACCGGACGACCTCTTGGTTTGTACGTCTGGTGATCCAATAGCTGCTATTGTTTCTTCTGTCTATGGTGATTTTTTGCATAACTACCTGAACTCTGGTTACTTGCAAGAGAGAGCCATTTTAGCCCCTACCAATGACCATGCTGAGGATATTAATGATCATATTCTTGCATTGGTTCCTACTGATAGCAGAGACTATATGAGTTATGATTCTATTGATGATTCTTCGGATTCTGTTAGGGACAAAGATGTTTACTATCCAATCGAGTAcctgaatgcaactaaaattataaATTTCCCAAATCATAGGCTGACTCTTAAGGTTGGTATTCCGATTATGCTTCTTAGAAACCTGAGCCAGGCAAATGGTTTGTGTAATGGTACACGACTAATTGTAAAAGAATTAGGTGATCGGCTTATCGAAGCTGTCATTATGACTGGCTCGCATGTGGGTGATACTGTTTATATCCCCAGGATTGAATTATTGGCAAAGAAGGGAAATGCATCCTTTGTGCTTAGACGTCGCCAGTTTCCTGTTCGTGTGTGCTATGCCATGACAATTGATAAGAGCCAGGGACAGACCCTGTCTGCTGTTGGTATATATCTTAAGGGTCCTGTTTTTACTCACGGGCAGCTGTATGTGGCAGTGTCTCGTGTTACGTCGAGGGCTTctttgaaaatccttatattagATGCTGATGGCAAATGCGGCTCTGAGACCAAGAACATTGTTTTCCCCGAGGTCTTCCGGGCCGCGGGGATGACTTAG